Proteins from a genomic interval of Ndongobacter massiliensis:
- a CDS encoding iron ABC transporter permease encodes MYRNHIAIKKEAAQRRRYRLLMTGMLILLLLLMLFSFYIGYYPLSPAQVMQAFLSRFGYKGELVPQAITIFWNIRLPRILSAVFIGASLSVAGAAFQGMFRNPLVSPDILGVSSGASLGAAFAILNGATSWTIQLAAFIGGTSAVSASYFISRKSAHSHTLSLVLTGSMIMSLCNAGVTMIKYIADPNDILQQITFWLMGSLTKTTMESFQWSLVPMLLGLSIMLLFRWQLNLLTLEEEEAKSLGINIRGYRLLFIAAATLLSAASVCLGGLIGWVGLMVPHLARSLVGVDYGRLIPASAMLGAGYLVLMDDIARSILSMELPIGVVTSIMGAPFFLYLIIKRKERA; translated from the coding sequence ATGTACCGTAATCATATTGCAATAAAAAAGGAAGCCGCGCAGCGACGCCGGTACCGTCTCTTGATGACGGGCATGTTGATTTTGTTATTGCTCCTCATGCTGTTTTCTTTTTACATCGGCTATTATCCGCTGTCGCCGGCGCAGGTGATGCAAGCTTTTCTGTCCCGATTCGGCTATAAGGGGGAATTAGTGCCGCAAGCGATTACCATATTTTGGAACATCCGTTTGCCGCGCATTCTTTCCGCCGTATTCATCGGCGCTTCCTTGTCCGTGGCGGGAGCGGCGTTTCAGGGCATGTTTCGCAATCCCTTGGTATCGCCCGATATTTTGGGCGTTTCGTCCGGGGCAAGTCTTGGTGCTGCCTTTGCCATTCTAAACGGCGCCACCAGTTGGACGATTCAACTGGCGGCCTTTATCGGCGGCACAAGCGCCGTTTCCGCTTCGTATTTTATCAGCCGAAAATCAGCGCATTCGCATACGCTCAGTTTGGTGCTTACCGGTTCTATGATTATGTCCCTTTGTAATGCGGGCGTTACCATGATCAAATACATTGCCGATCCGAATGATATTTTGCAGCAAATAACGTTTTGGCTGATGGGAAGCCTGACGAAAACGACGATGGAGTCCTTTCAATGGAGCCTTGTGCCTATGCTCCTCGGCTTAAGTATCATGTTGCTGTTTCGCTGGCAACTCAATCTCCTAACCTTGGAGGAAGAAGAAGCGAAAAGTTTAGGAATCAATATACGAGGCTATCGCTTATTGTTTATCGCAGCCGCTACGCTCTTGAGTGCCGCTTCCGTCTGCCTTGGCGGCTTGATCGGATGGGTGGGTTTGATGGTCCCGCACCTGGCACGCTCCTTAGTCGGGGTCGACTACGGCCGTTTAATTCCCGCCAGTGCGATGTTGGGCGCCGGCTACTTAGTTTTGATGGATGATATCGCACGCTCGATCCTCTCAATGGAACTGCCCATCGGCGTTGTCACGAGCATTATGGGCGCTCCATTCTTTCTCTACCTCATCATCAAGCGAAAGGAGCGCGCCTGA
- a CDS encoding ABC transporter substrate-binding protein, with protein sequence MMKSNKRLLALLLGLVMAVNLLAGCGQTAKPAETPAQSTEQSSESVVSEESAQSEKAETPSTREITDMAGRKVTIPAAEQIESAYSTNPVSAIFLYMVNPDKLLGWNYELNDIEKSIILEKYHDLPNFGMGDAVNYEAVIAAKPTIAVHCASIKDSTAADCDELEEKLGVPVIAVDSDLKNSAAAFRFMGELLGEEDRCEKLAAYAEKTFADIAKLADIPEEERVRVYYGNGEDSLETAPNGSKHAQILDAIHAINVADLEMGDGSRVQISAEQLLAWDPDVIVVNGEPKSNMSGSSAAEAILNNPDFESLKAVQEGKVYGTPNAPFSWVDRPPGPNRLIGMRWFSALIYPDIIQCDIKEEVHTFFDLFYHSDLNEEQMDRLLKGTL encoded by the coding sequence ATGATGAAAAGCAACAAACGTTTGCTTGCTTTGCTTCTGGGTCTCGTAATGGCGGTGAACTTACTTGCCGGCTGCGGGCAGACGGCGAAACCCGCCGAGACACCAGCGCAGAGCACCGAACAAAGCAGTGAGTCGGTTGTTTCCGAGGAATCTGCGCAATCCGAAAAGGCAGAAACACCGTCCACGCGTGAGATTACGGACATGGCCGGACGAAAGGTAACCATTCCCGCCGCCGAACAAATTGAGTCCGCATACTCCACGAATCCCGTTTCGGCAATTTTCCTGTACATGGTCAATCCCGATAAACTCTTGGGCTGGAACTATGAGCTCAACGACATCGAGAAGTCCATTATTTTGGAAAAATACCACGATCTCCCCAATTTCGGCATGGGTGATGCCGTCAACTATGAGGCGGTCATCGCCGCAAAGCCGACGATTGCCGTCCATTGCGCGAGTATCAAGGATTCCACGGCAGCCGATTGCGATGAACTGGAAGAAAAATTGGGAGTGCCGGTGATTGCCGTCGATAGCGATCTGAAGAATTCCGCCGCCGCATTCCGCTTTATGGGTGAGTTGCTCGGCGAAGAAGATCGCTGCGAGAAGCTTGCCGCCTATGCGGAAAAGACCTTTGCGGATATTGCAAAACTGGCCGATATTCCGGAAGAGGAACGGGTTCGCGTTTACTACGGCAACGGCGAAGATTCTCTCGAAACCGCCCCGAACGGCTCGAAGCACGCGCAAATCCTCGACGCAATCCATGCGATTAATGTTGCCGATCTCGAAATGGGCGACGGTTCCCGCGTTCAAATCTCCGCCGAGCAACTCTTGGCATGGGATCCCGATGTCATCGTCGTCAACGGCGAACCCAAATCCAACATGAGCGGTAGCTCCGCTGCCGAAGCCATTTTGAACAATCCGGATTTTGAAAGCCTGAAAGCCGTTCAAGAAGGCAAGGTGTATGGAACGCCCAATGCCCCATTCAGCTGGGTGGATCGTCCGCCAGGACCGAATCGCCTCATCGGGATGCGTTGGTTCTCTGCTTTGATTTATCCGGATATTATCCAG